A window of the Alnus glutinosa chromosome 4, dhAlnGlut1.1, whole genome shotgun sequence genome harbors these coding sequences:
- the LOC133866055 gene encoding uncharacterized protein LOC133866055: MSKIALNHPKNLADLTDVIEKYVNQEEILAALKESQKQNISESSNPGKKEKARKEEKRTKTKKATKPAKYYQFSIDECTPLNYPINEVLMEINRDPQYERPYPLHNKYVKEENRNKFCAFHDARGHVSEECRNLRILIEKFIKNGKLLCFIADNQGQPRQNQGPREHQDREPKQRDRSPSKHQEDRRDGRREEPRLEERRRGRSRSQSRGARGHEPRNVPVIYG; this comes from the coding sequence ATGTCCAAGATTGCTCTCAATCATCCTAAGAATTTGGCCGATCTCACGGACGTGATTGAGAAGTATGTAAACCAGGAGGAAATCCTCGCGGCTCTGAAGGAGTCCCAGAAACAGAATATCTCAGAGTCAAGCAATCCcgggaagaaagaaaaggcccGGAAAGAAGAAAAgcgaaccaaaacaaaaaaagccacGAAACCTGCGAAGTATTACCAGTTCTCTATAGATGAGTGTACTCCCTTGAATTATCCCATTAACGAAGTATTGATGGAAATCAATAGGGATCCGCAGTACGAGAGGCCTTATCCCCTTCACAATAAGTAtgtgaaagaagaaaacagaaacaaattctGCGCGTTTCATGATGCTCGAGGCCATGTTAGCGAGGAATGCAGAAATCTCAGAATCCTGATTGAGAAGTTCATTAAAAACGGAAAATTACTCTGTTTCATAGCAGACAACCAGGGCCAACCTCGGCAGAATCAGGGGCCTCGAGAGCATCAAGACCGAGAGCCGAAACAGAGAGATCGCTCTCCTTCGAAGCACCAAGAAGATCGCCGAGACGGAAGAAGAGAGGAACCCCGTCTGGAGGAGCGCCGACGAGGTAGAAGTAGAAGCCAAAGCAGAGGTGCACGCGGTCATGAACCACGGAATGTACCGGTCATTTACGGTTAA
- the LOC133865205 gene encoding probable beta-1,4-xylosyltransferase IRX10: MGSIGHKGRPLASHQAPLCTRTHQIGSLLLVLTTFFLTRLLDRSSPPCPYLSANPISTPQSHVGLTPDGFLSWPERGYGSHLSLKIYVYDEDEIDGLKLLMYGRDGRITAEACSKGQWGTQVKIHKLLLKSRYRTRKKEEADLFFVPAYVKCVRMMGGLNDEEINQTYVKVISQMPYFRRSGGRDHIFVFPSGIGAHLFRSWAKYINRSIILTPEGDRTDKKDTSSFNTWKDIIIPGNVDDRMTKTGATLVQPLPLSKRKYLANYLGRAQGKVGRLKLIELSKQFPDKLESPDLKFSGPDKLGRIDYFEHLRNAKFCLAPRGESSWSLRSYESYFVECVPVILSDQVELPFQNVIDYTQISIKWPSTQIGPQLLDYLESIPDEDIERMISRGRQLRCLLVYAPEVESCSALHGIMWELQRKVREFHQSAETFWLHNGSIVNRNLIEFSNWKPPMLLP, translated from the exons ATGGGAAGCATAGGCCACAAAGGCAGACCATTGGCGTCCCACCAGGCCCCTCTCTGCACCCGCACCCACCAGATCGGATCCCTCCTCCTTGTCTTAACCACCTTCTTCCTCACCCGCCTCCTCGACCGCTCCTCCCCCCCCTGTCCTTACCTCTCCGCCAATCCCATCTCGACACCGCAGAGCCACGTCGGCCTCACCCCCGATGGGTTCCTCTCCTGGCCCGAGCGAGGCTACGGGTCCCACCTCTCGCTCAAAATCTACGTCTACGATGAGGACGAGATCGACGGTCTCAAGCTGCTTATGTACGGCCGGGACGGTCGGATCACGGCCGAGGCTTGCTCGAAGGGCCAGTGGGGCACTCAG GTTAAAATACACAAGCTGCTTCTGAAGTCGAGGTACCGGacgagaaagaaagaggaagcgGACCTGTTCTTTGTGCCGGCGTACGTCAAATGTGTTCGGATGATGGGTGGTCTTAACGATGAAGAGATTAACCAGACCTATGTTAAG GTCATAAGTCAAATGCCGTATTTCAGGCGTTCTGGAGGCCGTGACCACATATTTGTTTTTCCGAG TGGTATTGGAGCTCACTTATTTAGATCTTGGGCAAAATACATTAATCGTTCCATTATTTTGACTCCTGAG GGGGATCGGACTGATAAGAAAGACACAAGTTCTTTTAATACGTGGAAAGATATCATAATTCCTGGCAATGTTGATGATAGAATGACTAAAACTGGGGCTACCCTCGTCCAGCCTTTGCCTCTATCAAAGAGGAAGTATTTGGCAAACTATTTAGGTCGTGCACAAGGAAAGGTTGGCCGTCTTAAGTTGATAGAGCTTTCCAAGCAATTTCCAGACAAG TTGGAATCTCCAGATCTGAAGTTCAGTGGCCCTGACAAATTGGGAAGGATAGACTATTTCGAACACCTTCGAAATGCCAAGTTCTGCCTTGCTCCTCGTGGGGAGTCATCTTGGTCTCTTCGATCTTACGAGTCCTACTTtgtg GAGTGTGTCCCAGTGATATTATCGGATCAAGTAGAATTGCCTTTCCAGAATGTCATTGACTACACCCAGATATCAATAAAATGGCCATCCACTCAAATTGGTCCCCAACTTTTGGACTACCTAGAATCTATACCAG ATGAAGATATAGAAAGGATGATTTCCCGTGGTAGACAACTGAGATGCCTATTGGTTTATGCCCCTGAAGTAGAGTCATGTTCAGCATTGCATGGAATTATGTGGGAACTTCAGAGGAAAGTTAGGGAATTTCACCAGTCAGCCGAGACGTTCTGGCTGCACAATGGATCTATTGTAAATCGAAACTTGATTGAATTCTCCAACTGGAAACCTCCCATGCTTTTGCCTTGA
- the LOC133867199 gene encoding peroxidase 43-like — MHRSLELSARTMALVLVLIMSYHLIGMSQAQLQVGFYSQTCPEAESIVRSVVQDAIHVNPRNASILLRLHFHDCFVEGCDGSILIDNGANAERNAPGHVGLEGFEVIAKAKENLERVCKGVVSCADIVALAARDAVSSLKVPFYEVPTGRRDGRISNMSLAANMPEADDSIQLLKSKFTQKGLSHEDLVLLGSGAHTIGTTACFFLQNRLYNFSKNSSSDPAINPRFLRKLKAMCPPGNLNDRIPLDPVTKSEFDDQILRNIRDGFAVIASDARLNDDNSTKKVIESYINHASVRSRQSFKADFAEAMVKMGNIGVKTGSNGEIRRVCSTVN, encoded by the exons ATGCATCGATCTTTGGAATTGAGTGCTCGAACGATGGCGTTGGTTTTGGTTCTTATTATGTCTTATCATCTTATAGGTATGTCGCAAGCGCAGCTTCAAGTTGGCTTCTACTCCCAGACATGCCCAGAAGCTGAATCAATTGTCCGCTCCGTTGTTCAAGATGCCATTCACGTTAATCCCCGGAATGCATCAATTTTGCTTAGGCTCCATTTCCATGACTGTTTTGTTGag GGCTGTGATGGGTCAATTCTGATCGACAATGGCGCTAACGCTGAAAGAAATGCACCTGGTCACGTAGGCCTTGAGGGTTTTGAAGTGATAGCGAAAGCCAAAGAAAACTTAGAAAGAGTTTGCAAAGGTGTGGTTTCTTGCGCAGATATCGTGGCTTTGGCCGCCAGAGATGCGGTATCCTCG CTAAAGGTGCCATTTTATGAGGTGCCAACCGGCCGGAGAGACGGTAGGATTTCAAATATGTCTCTTGCCGCCAACATGCCTGAGGCTGATGACTCAATTCAGCTTCTGAAATCTAAGTTCACGCAGAAGGGACTTTCACATGAAGATCTTGTCCTTCTCGGTTCTG GTGCGCATACCATCGGAACTACTGCATGTTTCTTTCTACAGAACCGACTGTACAATTTCAGCAAAAACAGTAGCTCCGACCCAGCCATCAACCCTCGATTTCTACGAAAACTAAAAGCCATGTGTCCACCTGGAAACTTAAATGACCGGATACCTCTTGATCCTGTCACTAAATCCGAGTTTGATGATCAAATTCTCCGGAACATCAGGGACGGGTTTGCGGTCATAGCGTCTGATGCAAGGCTCAATGACGACAATAGTACCAAGAAAGTCATCGAGTCCTACATTAACCACGCAAGTGTTAGATCTCGACAATCTTTCAAGGCAGACTTTGCTGAAGCAATGGTGAAAATGGGTAATATTGGGGTGAAAACAGGATCAAATGGAGAGATTAGGCGAGTTTGCAGCACTGTTAATTAA
- the LOC133867395 gene encoding peroxidase 43-like gives MALVLVLIMSYHLIGMSQAQLQVGFYSQTCPEAESTVRSVVQDAIHVNPRNASILLRLHFHDCFVEGCDGSILIDNGANAERHAPGHVGLEGFEVIAKAKENLESVCKGVVSCADIVALAARDAVSSIKVPFYEVPTGRRDGRISDMSLAANMPEADDSIQLLKSKFTQKGLSHEDLVLLSSGAHTIGTTACFFLQNRLYNFSKNSSSDPAINPRFLRKLEAMCPPGNLNDRIPLDPVTKSEFDDQILRNIRDGFAVIASDARLNDDNSTKQVIESYINNTSVRSRPSFKADFAEAMVKMGNIGVKTGSNGEIRRACSTVN, from the exons ATGGCGTTGGTTTTGGTTCTTATTATGTCTTATCATCTTATAGGTATGTCGCAAGCGCAGCTTCAAGTTGGCTTCTACTCCCAGACATGCCCAGAAGCTGAATCAACTGTCCGCTCCGTTGTTCAAGATGCCATTCACGTTAATCCCCGGAATGCATCAATTTTGCTTAGGCTCCATTTCCATGACTGTTTTGTTGag GGCTGTGATGGGTCAATTCTGATCGACAATGGCGCTAACGCTGAAAGACATGCACCTGGTCACGTAGGCCTTGAGGGTTTTGAAGTGATAGCGAAAGCCAAAGAAAACTTAGAAAGCGTTTGCAAGGGTGTGGTTTCTTGCGCAGATATCGTGGCTTTGGCGGCCAGAGATGCGGTATCCTCG ATAAAGGTGCCATTTTATGAGGTGCCAACGGGCCGGAGAGACGGTCGGATTTCAGATATGTCTCTTGCAGCCAACATGCCTGAGGCTGATGACTCAATTCAGCTTCTGAAATCTAAGTTCACGCAGAAGGGACTTTCACATGAAGATCTTGTCCTTCTCAGTTCTG GTGCACATACCATCGGAACTACTGCATGTTTCTTTCTACAGAACCGACTGTACAATTTCAGCAAAAACAGTAGCTCCGACCCAGCCATCAACCCTCGATTTCTACGAAAACTAGAAGCCATGTGTCCACCTGGAAACTTAAATGACCGGATACCTCTTGATCCTGTCACTAAATCCGAGTTTGATGATCAAATTCTCCGGAACATCAGGGACGGGTTTGCGGTCATAGCGTCTGATGCAAGGCTCAATGACGACAATAGTACTAAGCAAGTCATTGAGTCCTACATTAACAACACAAGTGTTAGATCTCGACCATCTTTCAAGGCAGATTTTGCTGAAGCAATGGTGAAAATGGGTAATATTGGGGTGAAAACAGGATCAAATGGAGAGATTAGGCGAGCTTGCAGCACTGTTAATTAA
- the LOC133866686 gene encoding psbP domain-containing protein 4, chloroplastic: MGTALFTSCSFSWRYQQQIIPSNHLLAQSSLESGISRAKVTADSGENGLVGGEIEKCSGLMKRRSVLVSGVSLISSAVLGSPREGLAVVKQGLLAGRIPGLSEPDEQGWRTYRRPDEKSGGHGVGWSPIIPYAFSVPQDWQEVPVSIADLGGTEIDLRFGSSKEGRLFVIVAPVLRFADDLGDQATIERIGPPEKVINAFGPEVIGENVEGKVISMNVAEHSGRTYYQYELEPPHALITATAAGNRLYLFNVTASGLQWKRHYNDLKRIAESFRVV; the protein is encoded by the exons ATGGGAACAGCTTTATTTACTAGTTGTAGCTTTTCTTGGAGATACCAGCAGCAGATAATTCCTTCTAATCATTTGCTTGCTCAGTCTTCACTGGAAAGTGGGATTTCTAGAGCAAAAGTTACTGCCGATTCAGGAGAGAATGGATTGGTTGGTGGAGAGATTGAGAAATGCTCTGGGTTGATGAAGAGAAGATCAGTTCTGGTTTCTGGGGTTTCTTTAATCTCGTCAGCAGTTTTGGGTTCTCCTAGAGAGGGGTTGGCTGTGGTCAAACAAGGTCTTCTAGCTGGGAGGATACCTGGTCTGTCTGAACCAGATGAACAAG GTTGGAGGACATACCGCAGGCCAGATGAGAAGTCTGGAGGGCATGGTGTTGGATGGAGTCCTATCATCCCCTACGCATTTTCTGTCCCTCAGGACTGGCAAGAG GTTCCAGTATCAATAGCAGATCTAGGTGGCACAGAAATTGATTTGAGATTCGGTAGCTCTAAGGAAGGACGCCTATTTGTAATTGTTGCACCGGTTCTTAGATTTGCAGATG ATCTTGGTGATCAAGCTACAATTGAACGAATTGGACCTCCAGAAAAAGTGATTAATGCATTTGGACCAGAAGTGATTGGAGAAAATGTAGAAGGGAAGGTTATAAGTATGAATGTAGCAGAACACTCGGGGAGAACATATTACCAGTATGAATTAGAGCCACCTCATGCTCTTATCACAGCAACTGCAGCTGGAAATCGCCTCTACTTGTTTAATGTAACTGCAAGTG GTCTTCAGTGGAAAAGGCACTACAACGATCTGAAAAGGATAGCCGAGTCCTTTCGTGTTGTATAA